ATAATATAACTTGATAATATTTTGTTTACTTTTATAAAAGATATCAAATTTGAAATAATGAAATTATATTGGTGGGTGAACCTAGATGTTCGGGTGAACCCAAGAATAAGTCTAAAAATATTAGTAAAACTATTACTTTTAGTCGTCAACAAACTCATTTCTTTCAATTCCTAATACCTCACCAAATGGAAAAGCCCAAACATAATTTATATATTGATCTCTATATCAAACATTACATCTATAATTATATAACATGTATATATTTGTTATAATGACTTTTACATTTCAAAAAAAAAAATATATATATATATATATATTAAAAGTTATAAATTCTATTAAAAAATTCACTCCGATGATCACCTAGTCTAATGTTATTTCTCGTTACGATGAGACGTATAAGAAACTAGATAAGCTCGATTTCGTGACCGCTGCGAAGATCTTGTTCAGTGCACCACCCAAGAAGAATAAATTTTGGGTACTTTCTCTGCCTTTAAAGCTCTGAAATTTAGAAATGTGTAAAGTTAGCTTCTTTAGGTTGAACACTTGAACATAGTTTTGAATTATGAAACTATCTCTTAGAGTAAGTTGAGTTTTTGTGCTGGTTAGCTCATATGGGTGTTACTTGTGTGTTAGGCTTGACTGGCATATTGTGCAATTCATTATCGTCTGCTTGCCGTCTCTAGGTAATTTCGGTTAAGCCCCTTCAGTTTCTCTCCTAATTGTTATGGTCCAGTGTTTCTGCTAAGGATCTCAATGGTGCTTTGTGTAACAGCTGTTTACCTGGTTGCTCAATATGCTCGCCGTAAAATGAAGATAGTGGACGCTGTGAGTTTTCATTTCTTGTTCATTACCAAACTGATATCCCGAGAGAGTGTTTTAGTGTTTTCTCATTATTTCTGGCCAATGTTGCTTGCTTATATGTTCAGGAACTTGGGGAGAAGAAGAGGCTGAAAAGAAGGCCTTAGAAGAAGAAGCAGCAACCAAGTCTCAGGATGAGCTAATGGAGATGAAACAGAGACTGAGAAAAATCGAAGAGACAATAAATGAGATTGTTTTGGAAGCCAAGAAACCTGCTCCATCAAAAACACAAGGAGATCAAATCTACTAAACTCCCACCAAAACAAGAACCTAAACCGAGCAATGTACATAAGCGAGGTGAGAATCAAACAAATGTGGATTCTCCTAGGCCTCATTGAGATTATTAGAAGAAAGAAAACTTAGAAGGATATACTCTTATGTCGGTGGTTTTATTGTTTTTTTGGAACTAATGATTTAGGATTAATTTAACTGAAAAAGTTATTAAATCTACAGTTACCCTGAGAAAAAAAAAAAATAACAAATAACATCTCGGTGGTGACAGAACAAAACCACACAACAGCTCATCATGCTGATTGAAAAATAGTTACTTTGGTGTCCAAACATAAACCTGTCCTGCAAGCAGATGATGAGCGCAATGCCTACTATATACGCGATACTGGCCGTAGGATTGAATCTGTTAAACCGTAATCGTTGCCACTGCAACTCTCATCTCTGTCAATGGCTCGATTCGTGAGATGTCTGAAGAGAACCGTCTTCACTAATTCGTCCCCTTCAATTTGTACAGTCGGTTTATTCTCGAATCAAAATCGAAACTTTTTAATCAGCGGGAGATGTCTAAGCTGAGGGAGTTACGTCTCAGAAATGCAGAAAATCAGCTTTCCAAGGAAACATTTGCAGACTGATCCGTAATGAGATCGATTACGAGCTCAATCACTCGCCTCCTCTTCAGGTAATTCCCAATAAAAGCTATAGCATAAGATTCATATCGATGTGATTGAGGATTGATCACTTTTGATTGTGTATGTTTGAGCAGTGGATTAGCTTGACGAGGAAGTATGGGGAGAAAGGAGACATTAAAGTTGAGGCAACCATGTTTGATAGATCCGTTCCCTCGTCAAAGTCCACCAGCACTGAACCTGACTTTATTCTTCACATCACTTTCCTTGTCAAAATGTGAATCCTTGGATCATAAAACATTGAGATATCCAAGCTCTGCACCAACAGTTGGCCGTCTTCCTACGGTGGTCCAGAGTTTGAGTACGCTGACAACTTGATCCTTTTCTTGAATATTAAGTTGAGATATAGGACTACTATGTGCAACTAGATGAAGTGATTGTGTGTTTGTCTTTGGTTATTACAGGGAATTGGATGAGCTCTTTATCAGTTTTTAGAGGAAAGAGGTATTAGCGACGAGCTTGCTGTTTTCTTGCATCGTTATATGAAGAACAAAAGTAAATTCGAGTACGTCAGATGGATGGAAAGCGTTAAATCTTATGTCGAGCAGAATTAGACATTAGCCTCTTCGGCTTTTGATTTTGATATGCCTTCTAGTAATAAATTCAGTTGCAAATTTATTTTTTGTTAGCTGGGTTCTTAGCTTACATGTTTTGTAAATACAGGTATTTATTGTTTGCTTTGAAAGTGCTTTAAAGTTAAGCTTGTAGAATGATGGAATACTGGTGTTTCTTGTTACGGGCATAGACAGTACATATACAAGACTCTTTCAGAAATGCATGTTTACATGTTAGTGGAATAGTGGTGTTTATTGTTTGCTTTGAAAGTGCTTTAAAGTTAAGCTTGTAGAATGATGACTTCTCGGCTAATTTAATTTTTCTCATCTTATTAGGGAACTTGCTAGCTAAACACTTGTGTTTGACTTTGGCGACTTCTATGAGACAGTAAAAGAGTATGGGAGATAAATCTCTCTGTAAACCTTCCGTAGATTTAAAGAGAAATGAANNNNNNNNNNNNNNNNNNNNNNNNNNNNNNNNNNNNNNNNNNNNNNNNNNNNNNNNNNNNNNNNNNNNNNNNNNNNNNNNNNNNNNNNNNNNNNNNNNNNATTGGAAGGTAAAGATAGTAAAAGATAGGAGAGTAGAGAGGTAAATGTTGTCACATTCTAAATCAATTCTTACTGTTCCTTAACAGAGGAGCAACTCCATGGATGAGTTCTTTACTCTTTATTTTATCCCCTAGTGTGGATTCACTCTAAAACACCAGAAGTTAATGGGACAAGCTAGCTGAATGCTGTCTTTTTTTCTTGATCTTGATTTGAAGGTTATGCAAGGTGAAAATGGGTCTTTCATCTACATGATGCCAGAGGTTCAATCTTATGATGTTAGGACCTACTTATATGCCTATAAGCCCTGCGGGTATATCGAGTCAGGCGCTTCACTCACCGATGTATGCAGCTCAAGGGTACTATCAGAACCATTATGGCTTAGATAGAACCATGAAGGACGCACCATCTAGGAACATCATACAATAATTACCAAAACACAAGAGAAGATTAAAATCAATTCATCAGAATCAATGGTGAAGAAAGCTGTAATGATAGGGATCAATTATCCTGGAACTGAAGGAGAGCTGTTGGGCTGCATCAATGACGTCAAGAGGATGCACAAATCACTCATCGAACTGTACGGGTTCTTGGACGAGAACATCGGTGAGATGATTGATACAGACACGTCAAAAACCCAACCCACCGGCAAAGTCAGGTGATGTACTCTTTGTTCATTACAGTGGACACGGGACTATGTTGCCACCGGAGACAGGAGAAGACAATGATACTGGCTTTGATGAGGGTATTGTTCCCTCCGATATCAACTACATCACCGGTAACTATATATAGTTTTTCCTTTTGCTTTATCTAATTTATCATGTGAGAATTTTCAAAACAAATTTATTTGTTTATTTCTTTTATATTTTCATGATAAGTAAACGTGTTCCAAAAAAAAACAAAAAGTGAAATTGTTATAAACGCCTTCTTACCTTCCCCAGACGACCAATCATTGCAAAGCCAGCTGTTATAACCTGCAACATTGAAGTAGTCAACATGTGCAAAGAATCTAACCGTTAGTGGACCAAGTGTCAGGCTTAGAGGGACTGTTCCATCTCCTGAACAAGTTTAACCAAACATTGAGATAAGAAAATCTATCTCAAGTAGTGATGAAAATGAAAAGATGATGATAAGCCATTTAGGAATGTGCTTAAATAGAAGCAGAAACCGACCATATTTCTCGGACATGTACTTGATAGTTCCATCTGATTCATACATGGATACTCCAGTATTTGGATCAACCTATAAAAAATAAACTTATTTCTTACTGAATAAAGGAGACATGAGATTTAAATAGAAAAAACATTAGGTTTTAGAAAAAAAGACAAACCATGTAGGGAAACTGTTGTTTGCCACCCATCTGATTAACCTTGGGGCGGAAATTAGGACTTCCTCTTGGACAAGGATAGTAGAGAATATCAAGATCCAACACTCCTACCATTTCCCTGACCTGCAAATTCTCCCACATCAGTAGACTCACACACATTTAGTTAAAGGAGACTGAGACAAAAGAGTAAAAGCTAAAATGATTGTCGTTTCATGGTATAAGTAGAAGGAAATCATCAGTATCTTGGCTAATAGTGAAACATATAAGAGACAATGACAGAGAGTTTACCTTGCGACAGAAGGGACATCTATATTCACATGCCGGAAATGGAGAAAAGGAAACATTGACTCAGTATCAAGTGAAAAGGGATTAAACACACATTGAATATCAATATAGAGCGAAAACATACCCTTCAAACTCGTAAATCTCGATCTCGGGACGAGGTCCGAGCTTAGAGTTTTCCTTAACAGTGATCCCTACACATAGCAACATCAGTCATTAGCTTTACCATATACACTCACAAACCAATCTCAAAGGAACAAGTCCAAAGCTTTTAGGGGAATTGAGCACAAATGAATCATAAAGTTGAAAGCTTTGAGAGAAAAAAGGTTAAAAAATGATTTTACCGCC
The DNA window shown above is from Brassica oleracea var. oleracea cultivar TO1000 chromosome C3, BOL, whole genome shotgun sequence and carries:
- the LOC106334297 gene encoding uncharacterized protein LOC106334297: MLRGRGSWVGLSTRLKHYRIEPEKTESSAVAQNSETESVISRYDETYKKLDKLDFVTAAKILFSAPPKKNKFWVLSLLDWHIVQFIIVCLPSLAVYLVAQYARRKMKIVDAVSFHFLFITKLISREKEEAEKKALEEEAATKSQDELMEMKQRLRKIEETINEIVLEAKKPAPSKTQGDQIY
- the LOC106329672 gene encoding uncharacterized protein LOC106329672 → MGLLQGLLAKRDGRPHIYHCAASFVSEDEVPSDQYAFRLGGITVKENSKLGPRPEIEIYEFEGCPFCRKVREMVGVLDLDILYYPCPRGSPNFRPKVNQMGGKQQFPYMVDPNTGVSMYESDGTIKYMSEKYGDGTVPLSLTLGPLTVITAGFAMIGRLGKMVRPSWFYLSHNGSDSTLELHTSVSEAPDSIYPQGL